From the Trifolium pratense cultivar HEN17-A07 linkage group LG4, ARS_RC_1.1, whole genome shotgun sequence genome, the window gtttttactaatatattaataagatagcctattttttttcataatttttacattatccttatttatattcctatattaatatggagacctaaggttttttggtaatgattttaccattgttctttttctattttttttaccaaatattatattccttctatttttttatattttaatcaactttccaataaatttcatcttaccaaatgaggagcggcaacgccgcgactcccgtgcggacgcacgagTGTCATGCTAGTTATCATATATGAAGTATTAACCTAGCTAGGACTATATCAATACCATATTTTCTGAACTTAAAATCTCATGCAAATATTTGCAAACCTATAGTATGAAACATTGACATATAGACACAAATATCGAACATGGCActaacatgaaaaaaaaatatataataatttaaaaaataaatgtgatTGATTGTAACTACATACGAAGAAGTCGGATTGATAAGCATGCCTTGTAGAATTATCGGTGCTACAtaactacaaacataaaaaaggaAGCTAGCCACAACATAAGTTAAAACTAATAATAAGCACCAACATTGACTCTTGCACCAATCAAGTGAGTAGCTTGACCGTACTCATTGATATTAAAGGAATCCAATAAGTGTCTCCttttttttcaccaccggtATGTATTTGGTCCACGAACCATCTAATCTGGTCTGAGGGTTagttctggtatcaagtggtttTAGCCTCTCCTGATTGCAACtgtggggatcgaactgtgatcctACCAATCAAGTCTAGCTctaatcaccactgaaccaactaatgatCGGTAATAAGTGTCTTCGACATCAATAAACAAACACCACACATTTTTCAGTATTTATAGAAGGAAAACAAAAGCCCTAAGGAATAGTACTACATTTTTCAGCATTTGTAAGTTATATAGATCATTGATCATTTGTGTAAACTTTTAGACAaatcgaaaatcatttgatatgctattgcgacacataaatattaacgacatataaaaaatgacgcaaaccgttaattttgatgcatcccaataatatatcaaatgattttggatttgtctgaagttttacacaaatgatctttatgatataaactttcaatccaacggtaaattttataaaatttatatcggttaaaacttTATTGaaaggtgtaacatttggtgtcaaattagTTCGTGTCATTTAATCTTGACTTTTTTTATAGTTGTTCGCAATTATAATACATTTTtggattatttgttttttatttattattatttgcatatttcaaaatatataagaatGATTCAATTCAACCCAACATTACATGCATAAAATTAGACAGACTCTGTCAGAACTCAGATACGTGTTGCTTCCAAACCTGACAAGATATGTAGTATTTCTTTCCGGCCTATTCATTCAAACACAGCTTATTGCAGAACACTGCTTATTGCTTTCTCCATCCTTTCACCATCCTCTATTTATTCAGCCAAGGTTTTGtgaaaatttttctttttttcattttctaattTGTTATTTAGTTACCAAAAAATGGCACCTTAATGTATGAAGTGTCATTTATTCTTCAAACCAAATTAGTCAGGCCTTAATTTCATGTTGGTTTACATTTTGGGTATGtgcatgtttgttttttttcaaagttgttTCATGGTACATTGTGCTTAACCTACTAAACATTGACACCGACAATAGACACAATAGGGACACTGACACATCGACACTGatgataatttaaaaaaaatgacataattcaatgtaattataagtgttaGTGTCGGACATCGGCACATCTTTGACACCGGAATACGTCTAATTGAAGGAGTGTCCGTGCTTGATAGCTTAACAAACGAATCAAAACTTTGTTCTTGTTGATTAAACGAAAGTCGAAAAGATATATACATAGAGGATTCTTGTCAGCTTAGCAAATAGAAAACTAATTGCGGTctatttggattagcttatttgaGTTTCTGGAATAAGCACTTATGAGACTGTTTGATAAAAACTTACGAAAACGTACAACTTATAACATGTTCATAAGCtgttcagcttattttcataagttctccgatatcgtttataaaaaatgtttatagcttatatgaaaataatttaacttcattttatatatatatttttttatagaaatatcTTATATATAAATGTTTATCATGATAAGTTCTTCATCAAGCTTGTATCTGAAGCTTCAATGCTAGATAGTTTTCAAACTGTATGTGCTAAATAAGTAGTGTTATTGGTGTCTATCATCTCTCatttaaaaatggaaaatatcACAGGCTGGATGGCACCAGGAAGCAAAGATGAAAGAAGAACAAATACAGGTATTGAATGAGTAACACAGTTTAAAAATGTGGTTAATTACGTTCAACAACTGATGATTGATGAATATAACATGGTGTAACTACTCATTAACCATCTAATAGACACCGTCAATTTTAGGCCTAAGTaaccaaatgttagttggttcagtggtgattgacgctgaacctgatagggaggaccacggttcgatcccccacaactgcatttgggaggggactggaaccacttgatgccagaactcgccccggactctggactactagagccccttcccctaggaaccggagggtgaaaaccaaaaaaaaaatttaggccTAAGTATTAGTATAATAGACACTGTCAATTTTTCAGCTAGTTCAAATATACTTAATTGCTCTTTTGTTTTATCTTGATGAAAATTAGTCGTTGCTCAACCGGAAATTGCCAACACTGTGGATAGATTGCACGTCAAGGAACCTTCTCCTTTTCGGTTCACATGGAGAATTGACAGATTTTCtcagaagaagttgaaaaagaaaaaggtcTATTCAGATGTGTTTGAAGTTGGGGGTTCTAAATGGTATTGTGCTTCCACATTCCCCGAATCAATTCAGCGATCGATCCATTctgatgttttcttttttcactCTGACTGACCAGGCGTCTACTTATTTTCCCATATGGGAACAATGTCGACTTTTTGTCCGTGTATTTAGCTGTTGCAAATTCATATAGTTTGCCCTGTGATTGGAGTAGACATGCAAACTTTAGCATGAAAGTAGTTAATCAATACTATTATTACCTATCTAAGAGAAAAGGTAGCCTATTTAATTTGTTACTTAAATTGTTACACGATGAACTACGATGCATGTATGTTGAGCATAGTTGTGTGATTTTTGTGACTTTGTTTCCATGTAGTCATGAAGCACCGTTTCAATGAACGAGAAAGTGATTGGGGTTTCAGGTACTTCATACCTTTCGATGAATTGTATAATCCTTCAAGAGGGTATCTTGTGAATGATACTCTTGTAGTTGAAGTTGAAGTTGAAGTAACATGTAGTGTTGAtgagaaagaagatgaagaccTATACACTTATATAAAGGTGTTCTAAAACTTCTTCCCTATAGAAATTGTTCCAATAGAGTTATAAACAGTTGTTAATTGCTCAATCAAATTGTATTTACATTTTAATACTTCTTAGGTGGTACAAGATGAAGACCTTGTAGAACAGATTggaaattatatattttttgatctTGTAGACGATGAAAAAGTGAGGAGTTTCCGTGTTCAAAAGAAGACAACCTTTTACATTTTCAAGGTATATATCTTTGTGgcttttgatttttaaatttctaATATAATTTACAAAGTTGGTGATGATTATTCAACAGTtgtgttatatatttttaaaagtttgattGCTAATGTTGCTATGTAGGAAGAGGTTGCTAACGAGTTTGGCATACCAGCTCAATTCCTGCGCTTTTGGCTATGGGAAAAGCGTCAAAACAATACATATCGTCCTTCAAGGCCATTGACACAAATTGAGGAAGCAGGACCTGTAAATTCATGAGATTGCCTGAAgcttttcattattattttcctCGTATACCCCCGTCAAGCTTCTtgagtttttttcttctcattctgATTCAAATTGCAGGTTGGACAATTTAATACGGTGTTTTTGGAAGTGGAGCATGGGCCGGTAACATTTATATTACGAAGTTGTATACTATTTGGATTGCATGAAACATCATTCGAACACAGTCCTGTTGATAAACTACATTGTTATTTAGGGTTTTCGTCTCATCACACCACTCAATAAGCGCAATGAtgatatattactttttttcaAGTTATATTATCCTGAAAAAGAAGAGCTACGGTACCGAATAATTCTTGCGTGATTTTAACATATGTTTGAGGTAAAAAGGTCAACCTGAGTTGACATCAAATGTATTTCCCTTAAATGGCAGTTATGTTGGAAAGCTCTTTGTGAACCGTACTGATAAGCCACCAGAAATCTTGACAAAGTTAAATAAATTGGCTGGATATGATCCTGATGAAGAGATTAATCTTTTTGAGGTTGGTTTGTGTTatctgatttattttttatcagttGTACAATTTCAtactaattaaaatttgttCAGAATTCATATATGCTTCGTTATTAGCTCCGGTCCAGCTTTCATGGTTTAAGTTGTTTAGTAACTAAGCTTGCAATTAAGTGATTACCGGAAATTAAATTGCAACATGTTCTATGAAAATTTGTCATTCTTGCTTATGACTTATCGGAACGAAAAAAGCCTTTTTAATGGCATTTTCAGGTTCTGAATCTTCTGATCTCGATGGAGACTTTTTTCATGTAGCTTACTGAGTTAAGTGAGCCTATTGTTGTGCAGGAGATTAGGTTTTCGCCAGTTGTCATGTGTGAACCTGTTGACAAGAAATTAACATTTCAACAAAGCGAGGTAGAGTATATACCAAGTTAACACGCACTAAGTTACGGTATAATTGGTTTTCTTATTGATTTGTATTTTCATGAACGCAGTTAAGAAATGGTGATATTATATGCTTTCAAAAAGCTTCTGCAATGGATAATGTGAAACTTTTCCGCTATCCTGATGTGCCTTCATACTTAAAATATGTTAGCAGTCGCAAGGTATTTCGTTTTTGAGGTTTAATTAATGGCAATTTTTTCCGTCTAATATATGATGCAAAAATGAAAGCTATCCATTTATTCTTATCGTTGTTCTAGGCTTAACTTGAAGTAAACGTTTCCTTGTTCAGATTCCTTTTTCTTCATCAGACAAAGAATCTAAAGATGAACGATCATCGGCTTTTTCTTCATCAGGCAAAGAATCTAAAGATGAACAATCATCGGAGgagcaaaacaaaaacattatagACTTTCAACAAACAAATTGTAACGAAAACACCGATGCTCTAGAGTCAAAAGTGAAAATCGAGACCATTGAAAAAATTGATGCTATGGTAGATGAGGATGTCATTGTTGCAATTGACAAAGTTTTATCAGAATGGATTACCATTTCATTACAATATCAGCCTTCTAACGGAGGGCAAGAAAAAGTCTCAAAACTTCTTCAAGAATTGAGGAATATCGCCTTTAAAGAAGACttggttaaaaaatttaaagaaggTCTCGTCGTTCATGAAGTTAACTTCAATGCAGTCAAGGAAAAAATTGACGCTAATGATGACTTGTTTTCCTCTCACCAATTAGAACAAGTCAGCGTCGTTGTCAACCTTCTCAACAATATTGTGAGGGTGTTTGAGAAACTTGAAAAGTTGAAAAAAGAGCGAGACTCGGCTAAGAAGAGCATTGACCAAGATAAAGAAGCATTGAAGGAGACAAGACAGAAAATATTGACCTCAAAGACTTCTTTCACAAACCACCAAACCGAATTCGACTCTCTTGATGCTCAGATTTATGATCTTAAAGCGAAGCTCGAAGAACTCCAAGGTGAAAGGGCCAAAATTGCTGAGGTTCAAGATCAAGAGAAAGATAAGATAACATCTTTGAACAAAGAAGTTA encodes:
- the LOC123922652 gene encoding ubiquitin C-terminal hydrolase 12-like, with amino-acid sequence MENITGWMAPGSKDERRTNTVVAQPEIANTVDRLHVKEPSPFRFTWRIDRFSQKKLKKKKVYSDVFEVGGSKWRLLIFPYGNNVDFLSVYLAVANSYSLPCDWSRHANFSMKVVNQYYYYLSKRKGSLFNLLLKLLHDELRCMYVEHSFMKHRFNERESDWGFRYFIPFDELYNPSRGYLVNDTLVVEVEVEVTCSVDEKEDEDLYTYIKVVQDEDLVEQIGNYIFFDLVDDEKVRSFRVQKKTTFYIFKEEVANEFGIPAQFLRFWLWEKRQNNTYRPSRPLTQIEEAGPVGQFNTVFLEVEHGPGFRLITPLNKRNDDILLFFKLYYPEKEELRYVGKLFVNRTDKPPEILTKLNKLAGYDPDEEINLFEEIRFSPVVMCEPVDKKLTFQQSEVENGDIICFQKASAMDNVKLFRYPDVPSYLKYVSNERSSAFSSSGKESKDEQSSEEQNKNIIDFQQTNCNENTDALESKVKIETIEKIDAMVDEDVIVAIDKVLSEWITISLQYQPSNGGQEKVSKLLQELRNIAFKEDLVKKFKEGLVVHEVNFNAVKEKIDANDDLFSSHQLEQVSVVVNLLNNIVRVFEKLEKLKKERDSAKKSIDQDKEALKETRQKILTSKTSFTNHQTEFDSLDAQIYDLKAKLEELQGERAKIAEVQDQEKDKITSLNKEVKSILHRLVDDQIKLKNVVVKIVEAETNLQNLEKLYQTFKKFPPF